One window from the genome of Populus alba chromosome 15, ASM523922v2, whole genome shotgun sequence encodes:
- the LOC118057602 gene encoding uncharacterized protein, with amino-acid sequence MDGRGGCCIARYAGGGGAYDTSKVDRIMLRFRPIAPKPSTAPSSAAFVSGGGSSPEMSDASPRSGRGKRKYNNTSNGSNTKKCNSSGGSNRKKKVLGEENKVVVDSFVTLPLLPEAPGRKDSPAKEPKSEVGLCSLTPKQVNSTPTWLSFGGNVKDHAGGHNQLVGFGVPADRAAVMPRVMNIVGSCVTLECVTDTWVDVDGLGRTDKEKRVSLEKDTCPGFISDGYGRVTWTNEAYRKMVGQGVRGDHQVFVWLAIKEKAPVTVSLGGHRAFTCRVRVQYQKYNTSEVDGKEKSSIITVPCDVWRMDTGGFAWRLDVKAALCLGR; translated from the coding sequence ATGGATGGTAGAGGAGGGTGTTGTATTGCAAGATATGCAGGTGGTGGAGGAGCGTACGACACGTCCAAGGTGGACCGGATAATGTTAAGGTTCAGGCCAATAGCGCCTAAACCGTCCACTGCCCCGTCCTCCGCCGCTTTTGTTTCAGGTGGTGGATCGTCGCCAGAAATGAGTGATGCAAGTCCTAGGTCTGGTAGAGGAAAGAGAAAGTACAACAATACCAGTAATGGTAGTAATACCAAGAAGTGTAATAGTAGTGGCGGTagtaatagaaagaaaaaggttttaGGGGAAGAGAATAAGGTGGTGGTTGATTCTTTTGTAACTTTGCCTCTCTTGCCGGAAGCTCCTGGCCGGAAAGATTCCCCGGCGAAAGAACCTAAGTCTGAAGTAGGTTTGTGTTCCCTCACGCCAAAGCAAGTTAATAGTACGCCTACGTGGCTTAGTTTTGGTGGCAATGTGAAAGATCATGCTGGTGGTCATAATCAGTTGGTGGGCTTTGGCGTGCCGGCAGATCGGGCAGCTGTGATGCCGCGAGTGATGAATATAGTCGGTTCATGCGTGACACTTGAATGCGTGACCGACACGTGGGTGGATGTGGATGGTCTAGGGCGTACTGATAAGGAGAAGAGGGTTAGTCTGGAGAAGGACACGTGTCCGGGGTTTATATCTGACGGTTATGGGAGAGTTACGTGGACAAACGAGGCGTACAGGAAGATGGTGGGCCAAGGGGTGAGAGGAGATCATCAGGTGTTTGTGTGGTTGGCGATAAAGGAGAAGGCGCCGGTAACGGTGTCACTAGGAGGTCACCGGGCTTTCACGTGCAGGGTTAGGGTGCAATACCAGAAGTATAACACTAGTGAGGTTGACGGGAAGGAGAAGAGTTCGATCATTACGGTGCCGTGTGATGTGTGGAGAATGGATACTGGTGGCTTTGCATGGAGATTAGACGTCAAGGCTGCTCTCTGTCTGGGCCGCTAA